In a genomic window of Heterodontus francisci isolate sHetFra1 chromosome 21, sHetFra1.hap1, whole genome shotgun sequence:
- the LOC137381212 gene encoding probable G-protein coupled receptor 139: MHRPMQWVRNIFYVILAIIGVPVNLVSIVILSKGNCGLSSCTTRHLVAMSTADLLVIITDIILRKMNDYYFPLNFLDLTSVCRSRYFVIRAAIDCSVWFTIAFTFDRFVAICCQKLKSKYCTRKTATVVLSTTSILLCLKNIPTYFRYKPRRVINNVEWRCSNKRSYFTDPRWIGFRMFEKALTPLLPFILILLLNVLTFRHILVTSRVRQRLRGQSKKDNHSDSEMERRRKSMILLFTISGSFIFLWLLYMLIIFGMGDFLDDDSYYILENVAYMLRNLNCCTNTFIYVVTQSEFREQLKSAVKYAVTSIIKLINKQNN, from the exons atgcatcgACCAATgcaatgggtgaggaacatattctatgtgatccttgctataattggagttcctg ttaatttagtgtcaattgtgatcctgtccaagggaaattgcggactctccagctgcaccacccgccatctggtggccatgtcaacggcagaTCTACTAGTCATTATCACTGATATCATACTCCGGAAAAtgaatgattattatttcccattaaatttcctggacctcacctctgtgtgtcgctctcgttatttcgtgatccgtgcagccatcgactgttccgtctggttcaccatcgctttcacatttgatcgatttgtcgccatttgttgccagaagctgaaatcaaaatattgcaccaggaaaactgccacTGTCGTTCTATCAACAAccagcattctgctctgtctaaaaaatattcccacctactttagatataaacctAGACGGGTAATCAACAATGTAGAATGGCGTTGCTctaataagcgaagctattttactgaccctcgatggattggatttagaatgtttgaaaaagctttaacaccattattacCATTCATTTTAATACTGTTGTTGAACGTTCTGacattcagacacattttagtgaccagtcgagttcgtcagagactgaggggtcagagcaagaaagataatcacagtgactctgaaatggagagaagaaggaagtctatgatcttactcttcaccatatctggcagtttcatatttctgtggttgctGTATATGCTAATTATTTTTGGTATGGGtgatttcttagatgatgattcttactaTATTCTTGAAaatgtcgcatatatgctgcgtaatttaaattgctgtacaaacacatttatttatgtggtcactcagtccgagttcagagagcagttaaagagcgcggtgaaatatgcagttacatcaattattaaattaattaataaacaaaacaactga